ATCAAGGAAGCATTCGACTCCGGGTTTGCCAACTTTACCAAGATTTCCGAACTGAACGCGATCTACCTGAGCAGTGTCATCCAGCAGTCGAAATTAGTGGTCAACGAGGAGGGAACCACGGCGGCCGCCGTCACTACCGGTGTGTTCGCCAATAAGGCTACCCCACCACGCTTCCTCGCCAATCGTCCGTTCGGTTTTCTGATCGTCGATCGGCCCCAGCGCACGATACTGTTCGCGGGGCAGGTGAAGAAGCCGAATTTGGTCGACAATCAGTAGTGGGAAAGGGCAGCCAAAGTTTGCTAAAGGACAAATTTATGTGCAATTCTTTCTGACCAAGCGTACAAACGAAACATCGTCCAGCAACAGTATGGGGTTTTAGTTATAAATAAATCTGTAATTCCGTAGCCAGTTTGCGTTAACTTAAGTAAGGATCTAGATCACGTTCCATGcgctccgtttccgtttccgctccAACGGCACAAGCTAGTAGCGTGTTGACGTTCTTCTCCTCACCGGCTCCGTACACGTAGCCGTTCGCCTTATCGATGGCATTCTTTAATCGCAGCAGACTGCCCTCGCGGTTTGAGTCGAGTAACAGGAACGACACCAAGCTGTAGTCCTCTACCATCGAGACGATTGCGGCATTCAGTTTGGTGAACTGTTTGCTCATCGTGCTGTTGTCCATGCACTCCAGCAGGTAGTTCAGATCGAGAACCTCGGTGTAGTACTCCACGCTGAATGGTAGTCGAGCTTCGCACTTCTTCAGCTGGTCCGCTTTGCTCAGGACGTTCACGTGCGGCAGTCCCATCTGCAACATCGTGTGTAGAGAGAGCAGCAGGCAGGAGATGAACTTGTGCGGTTCAGCGCAGTACTGCGATTCGACCAGGTGCACCGTGCACAGATGGTACCCGAGTTGCTCCAGCTTGGCGAACACGTTTTTCAGCGCATTGTTGTGGGTGAACAGCTCCACCTGCCCCGGACAGTCGAAGAGGAAGTATTTGCAGTCGACGCTCTTCAGCTGGTCCAGCAGCCACTGGAAATTCGTCTCCAGGAACTCCATGCAGTAGAGGAGGGCTCCGTTGGGGCCGAGGGAAAACTGGCGCATCGCGTCCTGCACCGTGATCAGCCGCATGATGTCGACGGCGCTCTTGTACTGCATATTTTCGTTGGCGGGATCGAGATTCACGACCGCGACTCCGCGCCCGATTTTCTCTAGGAACTGCTGCATCCGGTGGCAGTAGCTCGTTTTGCCGGCACCCGGGGGACCAATGACCAGTTGGCCGTACTGCGGGGACTGCGTCCGGAGCTTCACCAGCCTGCCTTCCATGCTTTTCCCGGCCACTTTTCCACGAAACGGCGTTTTCCGGAGGTTGCGGTTTGTAAACAAAACGGTTCCGCGGTTACTGCTCGAATGCAACTCCGGCGGTTCGAGCAGCTTCCCGAGATCGCTTGGAAATGAGAGCACTAGAAACACGGGAGTTCTTCAGGACACAATTTTCGCCGGAAAGATCACATTTCCACGTATTTTACGGAATAATGGCTAGAATACGCGTTAAAAATCGTTCGCCAGCTTAGCCTTTTCGAGTagtgcgtgcacacacacacacatggttaCTGCTCGAATAGTTGTCCGTCACGGCATGTGCTCGAAAATGTCGACGGAGctgaaaaatcaataacacaCAATTTGCTCGTCCAGAATTTTCCCAATTTGCTGCAGTGCTGTGAACAGAATCCTTGGAATATCTCCGTGCGGTGAAAAGAAAGTATTTCCGTGACCTCAGTGCGATAAAGAAACCCTCCGGAATGGCCGACAACGAGCAGAAAGCGATGCAGCTGATAGCGGAAGCGGAGAAAAAACTGAACTCATCGAAAGGGTTTTTCGGGTCGCTATTCGGGTAGGTCAATTCCGTTGCCCTCATCAATCCCGGAGAAGAGCTGACGCATGCAGAAATACGCGGCGGAGCTGCGGAGGGAAAGCGAGTAGCCGTGAGTCACGGAACTGCACCCGACAGAAAAGGGGTGACCTCTGTTTGAGGTGCGATTGCAGTTTCTCCTCGCAGGAAGATGTTGTTTTCTCCAAAGGGTGTCGTCCCTGGAGAGCGCCTGGACAAAGCGAGGTCTTTGTGTGTCGCCGCGGTCGTGTGAGGAACGCGGGTCTGGGACAATCAATACCGTTTACCTCCCCTAATCTTCTGCGTCGTcattgttttttcgttttctcttctCGCCCACCCTGCCTGATGAGGTTTACCCTTCCGTTTAccgctctcttctctctccacGATACAGGGGTGGCTCGAACAGAGTGGAGGATGCGATGGAATGCTATACGCGGGCGGCGAATATGTTCAAAATGGCCAAGAAGTGGAGTCAGGCTGGGTCGGCCTTCTGCGAGGCCGCAAATCTGCACGCCAAGGCCGGCAGTCGACATGACGCAGCCACGAACTACGTCGACGCCTCCAACTGTTACAAAAAAGTAATGAACCATCCGTGGGCCCCAGAGGACAGGCTGCTGTCCTGGTACGCCCTATCAAGTTCTACAAGTTTCACTTTGCCTCTTGCAGACCGATCCAAACGAAGCCGTCAACTGCCTGTTGAAGGCGATCGATATTTACACCGACATGGGACGCTTTACGATGGCGGCCAAACACCATCAGAGCATTGCTGAGATGTATGAAAACGAAGCCAACGATTTGGTAAGTGTTTGGTGCAGTCGTGGGGAAGGGTAGACGGCGGCTTCTCATACTGGCATGTAACTTTGACGTTCGCTCTATCGCCATAGCAACGAGCGGTGCAGCACTACGAACAGGCGGCAGACTACTTTAAAGGCGAGGAATCGACTAGTTCCGCCAACAAGTGCATGCTAAAGGTGGCACAGTATGCGGCCCAGCTCGAGGACTACGAGAAGGCCATACAGATCTACGAGCAGGTTGCCGGTTCCTGCCTCGACAGCTCGCTGCTCAAGTACAGCGCCAAGGAGTACTTCTTCCGTGCTGCGCTCTGTCATCTGAGTGTCGATCTGCTCAATGCTCAGCATGCCATGGAGAAGTACGCACAACAGTATCCGGCATTCCAGGACTCGCGGGAGTACAAGCTGGTTAAGGTGAGCATCTCAAACCGGTATCTGAATGGATATGCTAGCGAACGTGCTTTTGAATAtgttttgttctcttctgtTAAAGACGCTATGCGAACACTTGGAAGAACAAAATGTGGACGGGTTCACCGAAGCGGTCAAGGAGTACGACAGCATTTCCAGGCTGGACCAGTGGTATACCACGATCTTGCTCAGAATCAAGAAGCAAGCCAACGATAACCCAGATCTGCGATAAAGTGTTCGAGCACCGCTCGCTGATCCGCGTGTGATTCttaacgtttttgttttgttttttcatgtgCTCTCCGTGCTTAGAGGACACAATTATTtcccgaaacacacacatacacaaagaAAACGATCACAAATCGAGGTTGCAGGCAGACACCGCAGGGCTCTTGCGCATGTTCTCGGGAGCCCAGCGTTCTCACCAGTTTTGGAGTGCATACTCGTTTTAAACCATACGTCTATCCCACTGGAAAACAAGCACACAAAATcgtagaaaaaaaggaaaaatcaaacacattttatcCCCATGTACTGTCTCTATGTACGATAGTGATTATTCGCTAAACAGACTAACCTGTAAAGATATCGAACACTCGCGTTAATGTATGATTCCCCCGTGCCGCTGCCTATCGcgtgatttgtatattttggCATCCTGAACATTACCGTTTACCCATCATCCGTTTCCCTTTATTTCCGTTGCGTCCGGTGGAATTTTTGTTGCAGGCTATCCAGCAGGCTcccattattattttttgtattttcttgtttttgttactAAATTGCACTACTCTTAGCTATTAAGACGTTATATACATTACCAATCTAAGTAGGCAGCGAGAGCAAATTGGACGATGCAAATATTATGAATTTCTCCATCGAAGAGCACACGGGATGATGACCGGTagacacagacatacacaacATTACCATTAACTAGAACGGTTGTACGATGGTCATGTGATCAGGATTTCGCTCCTCGGCATATTATTTAGTGCGCTCCTTCACCGGCCCGATCGTTTTCGGGCGAAAGGTAGACGGCGGAGGGCTATTTAGTGCTTTCGGAGGTGTTGAACGCTTTTCAGCGGGCTTTGCAAACGGTGAGCAATTGAGCGTAAAATCCGATGCCGGCAACTGAGGTTGCAGTCTGCAGCAAAATTACACAGATATGTTACATTAGGCTAGACGAAGTGCAGTGAAAGATAGATATTATGCCCCTTTGCGTTGCGTAGCAGTAGACGAATCAGGTGGgcattaaaataatattatatTGGATTTGCAGCAAATCGATCCTAGCAAATCCTCCGACAGCAGAAGGGTATAGTCATACGAGAACCCCACGgtaaaaaaaccaatatttatCTTACATCTTACTGAACcgcggaagaaaaaaaacagtcagCTGAAATCTTACTAGCATCGAAGATCAACTTGTTACTAGATTTAGGCAATGGCCCGTCAGAAGCCCAAACCCTCGGATTGGCCAGTAGAAAGCCCCCAGAAAGGCCCAGCCAACAAGCGGTTGGGATCGGATTGGATTGCATCAGAATGAGCGCGAGCACCTTCTCACGGATGGTGATCGAGTGCTTCATCAGTATCCATGACAAGCCAACCTCAACAAGGTCAACTAGAATGGGCGCATAATCATACTCCAACGCAGGGTGCCCTCATTCATTAAAGTACGGCACACCTCTCCTAAACGAAGCTTCACACCATTGAATCCACTGCGGCAGAATGGGAATGGGGCGGCCGTCTCGACAGCGGAGCAGTGGCCCAGAATGGCGCTGCCAGCAGAGTGgcaaatcgaaaagaaaacattagcAAAATGCAAACTATACTAACGACTACATGTTTCCAATTGAATTGCAATAACAAAATTACGTGAATGAagtcaataaaataaaatcaacgCTACAAACATAAAATCTGTGTCGCTCGCTATTGTTTCCTCAGGTAGAATCTCCGACCGGTCCGCATTGCTATGCGTTTTATCCTACCATAACCGATGACCCGATGCAGCGATCCTACGAGGGGTGGTTCACACAGGAAGAAAGGATGTATTTTCCACCCCTCGGCCCAAACGacgtcgtcctgctgctgtttcaccaacaccatcaacggTAGCCATCTCGCTTCCGCAGCCTACTACTAAAGGTCaattctcgtcgtcgtccttatTCAGCTCACCCCTCACACCATCTCGCGAATCACAAGGAAAAGCCTTTTTCGCACTCGCGCACGTGCGTTGATGGAGTCGTCCTTCGTGTTGGCTCATTCACACTGGCCGTAGGTATGTGTGCTGCGTCAAATAATGCTCGCGCGTGTATTAGTGAATTGCGAGGGGTGGAGGAGCAAAAGGATAACAAAAATCCTCGTTGGAAAATCTCGACGAAAACGGGGCCACCCAgcaccagagccagagcacACGGCACGATACtatcgaacggacggacagtCGGTCGGCTCGGACGTGTAGGTTCTaagtttcattttattcctaaaaggaagcagcagatgTTTAGTGAGGCCAACTATCGTCCTTTCTCggcagaaaaataaaaaaaccttTCGATTCATCTCGTCGCCATCGCAGTCGCATGCCTAGGCTGGTCCGTCTGGAACATGGACGACGGATACCGATTCCCAAGAACAAACTCCCGGTGTCTGGTCTAGTGGATGTAGTGCAGTGCAAACAGTAGAAACGCGTGAAAAAGTACTGCAGAGCAAAGACCGGAAGGGGTGTGGTGCCGCCGATGTAGTAGTgcgcggaaaagcgaaacacgGGAGCAACACATTATgaaatcgtcatcgtcctgctGCCCGTCCTCTCACGCGCAGTGTGTGGTCGTCTATGAACGCAACAACCGGGGCAGGTAGATGGGCACCGTTTGCAAGTAAAACTCTTTCCCCAACAACCATCGCATACCCTCCAAGTACGCACGGGAAAATTTGCGGGTTGGGAACGGCCTACTAGCCGTACTAGCGTGCTACTAGCCCTACTGCCAAGGCCGTGATGGCATCCGCTGTGTGTGAACAGGCGCACGTGTTGTTATCGCTGCAAACCTTTTTAGTTGCAAAGTTCAACTAGCAGAACGCAAAAGTATTAAAACAATttataacaaaaacaaaaaaaaaccctcaaaacACAAACTTAAAACCCCTGCTGTGCGATTGTGGAGACCTACACTACAACGGTTGCACCCCAGCAGGTAGCAGGTTTCGCGAATGCACCGGGGACcagttttgttgtgttttctttAGGAAACAACGAcagaaaataaatttgaaaacaaaaatcacaTCCTGCAGCCCCAACACCCCTCGGTCTCGTTGTAGCGAAGTCGGGTTCCTTgcttaaaatgataaaaccaAGCAGTCACCGCGACTATCGGTGATTGATTGTGTCGCCAGTCACATGGAGGTGTGCTGTACACGGCAAAATTACCggaaaattacaaacaaaaaaaacattttgtgCTGCTCCGCATTCGTTCTGCATCAATACCACCACTCCACCCAGAACGGTGATAAGTCTGAACGCGGACTCGACGATAGCGAACAAGGTCGCTCGAGCTGTGTATTGCCCATATCGTGGCCAGTACCATCACGACGCTAATCCGCCCACCACGCATAGAGTGATCATCTCGTGGAATTGATTCTCGCCGGCGGCGAGGCTGGTGTGCATGTTCTGGCTATCGGTCTGAAGGTGGATCCTGAGTGATATGACTCGGGCCGCCAGTACCTCGACCTGCGCTTGTAGtggccactactactgctaaaACCATCGATCGGCGGGGTGCACCttacgatcgattcgatcgactGCATGGCTAGAATGAGACTGGCGAAAGTGTCGCCGAAAAAGtgttttttccttgttttatgctttgccGTGCTCATACTGCTGGTGTTCAACCTAAGGTAAGGCGCGATGCTCGCTGCTGCAAATGATCACTCGCCAGTGCAGAGTATTAACGTGGCCAGTGATGGTAACCGTTACAGAGATAAAGATTGGAGTGGCCGAACGCCCCACGTGCTGTATGCGAGGGATGACTATCAACCGCTGGGGGACGGTAACGATGCACGCAACGAGGTAGGTTAGTGGCCATGTGGCTAATCTAGCGTACGATCATTACACCGTCGAGCGCACCACATGTTCACGTTTGTCATTGATCCATGTTTGATATCTCATTTTTCTGCCTCGACAGCCGGCATCCGTCACTACCGAGCAGCTCCCGGCAGATGTAGACGTTGATGGAAATGATGGCAACGGGGGTGGGCCTAGCAAGGATAGCAGAGCTAGCGCTGACTATGGCGTACGGCAACCATGGTCCGAGGAGCGATCAAAGAAAGATGGCGTAACGGCGGCGGATCTGCCGTGGTACTTCTCGCAGGGTGTGCGCTATCCGAAGCCAGCCAGGCGAAACCGAAAGACCAACAAGCGGCTGGCCCGGTTGCTGCCGAGCGAAACGGCCCGCGGTGATCGGATCAGTAATCAGCTCATGTTCATCCCGCCCAACTATGAGACGATCAAGCGGAAGGGTAAGCTGAAAACGATCCTGGTGTACAACGGGCTCAGCCCGTGGAATGTGAAGGCTGGTCGGGATGTGTTCCTTAGCTCCAAGTGTCCCGTCTCCACGTGCACGATTACCGCCCAGCGAGAGAAGGCGGCAACGGCCGATCTCGTGCTGTACAAGGATCATTACATACCGCCGGCCGTACCACGCTCGCCTTATCAGATCTACATGATGTACTTCCTCGAGTGTCCATACCACACGCAGCACGTCAAATATCCCGATGTGTTCAACTGGACTGCCACCTATAGGTAAGCTTAACATAGCTTGTGGATCTTGAGGACCATCGAAATAATTTACCTTTTGATCAACGACAGGAAAGACAGTGA
The sequence above is a segment of the Anopheles darlingi chromosome 2, idAnoDarlMG_H_01, whole genome shotgun sequence genome. Coding sequences within it:
- the LOC125959883 gene encoding GPN-loop GTPase 2 codes for the protein MEGRLVKLRTQSPQYGQLVIGPPGAGKTSYCHRMQQFLEKIGRGVAVVNLDPANENMQYKSAVDIMRLITVQDAMRQFSLGPNGALLYCMEFLETNFQWLLDQLKSVDCKYFLFDCPGQVELFTHNNALKNVFAKLEQLGYHLCTVHLVESQYCAEPHKFISCLLLSLHTMLQMGLPHVNVLSKADQLKKCEARLPFSVEYYTEVLDLNYLLECMDNSTMSKQFTKLNAAIVSMVEDYSLVSFLLLDSNREGSLLRLKNAIDKANGYVYGAGEEKNVNTLLACAVGAETETERMERDLDPYLS
- the LOC125952704 gene encoding alpha-soluble NSF attachment protein → MADNEQKAMQLIAEAEKKLNSSKGFFGSLFGGGSNRVEDAMECYTRAANMFKMAKKWSQAGSAFCEAANLHAKAGSRHDAATNYVDASNCYKKTDPNEAVNCLLKAIDIYTDMGRFTMAAKHHQSIAEMYENEANDLQRAVQHYEQAADYFKGEESTSSANKCMLKVAQYAAQLEDYEKAIQIYEQVAGSCLDSSLLKYSAKEYFFRAALCHLSVDLLNAQHAMEKYAQQYPAFQDSREYKLVKTLCEHLEEQNVDGFTEAVKEYDSISRLDQWYTTILLRIKKQANDNPDLR
- the LOC125950931 gene encoding glycoprotein 3-alpha-L-fucosyltransferase A; translated protein: MARMRLAKVSPKKCFFLVLCFAVLILLVFNLRDKDWSGRTPHVLYARDDYQPLGDGNDARNEPASVTTEQLPADVDVDGNDGNGGGPSKDSRASADYGVRQPWSEERSKKDGVTAADLPWYFSQGVRYPKPARRNRKTNKRLARLLPSETARGDRISNQLMFIPPNYETIKRKGKLKTILVYNGLSPWNVKAGRDVFLSSKCPVSTCTITAQREKAATADLVLYKDHYIPPAVPRSPYQIYMMYFLECPYHTQHVKYPDVFNWTATYRKDSDIVAPYEKWEYFDPRVRQIEQDRNYALNKTRKVAWFVSNCGARNGRLQYAHELQKYIAVDIYGACGTFKCSRNTAERCFEILDRDYKFYLAFENSNCKDYITEKFFVNALTRNVLPIVMGARPEDYEASSPQKSYLHVDEFASPKELAEYLHLLDRNDELYNSYFKWKGTGEFINTYYWCRVCAMLHDDASFRKPKWYGDINDWWRGPGVCTNGSWRNYRARNPADKSPSSDAHR